From one Leptospira noumeaensis genomic stretch:
- a CDS encoding ATP-dependent Clp protease adaptor ClpS has protein sequence MTEENLPTTFEETKSKFDSIYFYFVILFNDSIHEFSYVEDCLMKLCFKTKKEAKKIAMEAHTNGKAVCFQGSMEECETVAENMTTANLTVILGV, from the coding sequence ATGACTGAAGAAAACTTACCGACTACATTTGAAGAAACAAAATCTAAGTTCGATTCGATTTACTTCTACTTTGTAATTTTATTCAATGATTCCATTCATGAATTTTCCTATGTAGAAGATTGTTTGATGAAACTTTGTTTCAAAACAAAAAAGGAAGCCAAAAAAATTGCAATGGAAGCACATACCAACGGTAAGGCTGTTTGTTTTCAAGGGAGTATGGAAGAATGTGAAACGGTTGCTGAAAATATGACAACTGCCAACTTAACTGTCATACTAGGCGTATAA
- a CDS encoding deoxyribodipyrimidine photolyase yields MTEERIRPCNEKPINPSGQYVLYWMQAYRRFDSNHAFSYAVNLAKKHNKELIVYEGLRSDYPWNSERIHRFIIEGMYDNQTRADELNINYWTFVESKSNPARGILKEISKNAVAIVTDDFPCFIIPEQTAKLASKVGCPLYAVDSNSLLPLSRFAKEASAARILRIWIHKEFLKGIPEKAKPKWRKEDLADLNQNSKPPKGFGLPKDLDSFLKTFEFKDLVPPAKGMKGGRNEALKILKTFVTKKLDEYETGRSNPNRPDLTATSGLSPYLHFGHIGIEEIFDLVLQTATEGKWNPERMSHQKPGDREHFYSESSSVGHFLDELITWRDIGYLFFWKDKPHHINLENLPDWVKTNFNKHKSDTREYLYTLDEFESANTHDELWNAAQTELVKTGRMHNYMRMLWGKKVIEWTKTYEEAFQILEHLNNKYAYDGRNPNSYTGILWCFGLFDRPWFPERNVFGNVRFMSSDSTKKKFKMKSYLEYIGELSGNSDSLFHD; encoded by the coding sequence GTGACTGAAGAAAGAATTCGGCCCTGCAATGAAAAACCTATAAATCCTAGCGGACAGTATGTCCTCTATTGGATGCAAGCTTATCGTCGTTTTGATTCTAACCATGCTTTTAGTTATGCCGTAAACTTAGCAAAAAAACATAACAAAGAACTGATTGTTTATGAGGGACTACGTTCTGATTATCCTTGGAATTCAGAAAGAATCCACAGATTCATCATCGAAGGGATGTATGACAACCAAACAAGGGCAGACGAACTAAATATCAACTATTGGACCTTTGTAGAATCAAAATCGAATCCGGCACGTGGAATTTTAAAAGAAATATCCAAGAATGCAGTTGCCATAGTCACAGATGACTTTCCTTGTTTTATCATCCCAGAACAAACTGCCAAACTTGCTAGTAAGGTGGGATGCCCCCTTTATGCAGTGGATAGTAATTCCCTACTCCCACTCTCTCGGTTTGCCAAAGAAGCCAGTGCCGCAAGGATTCTACGAATTTGGATTCATAAAGAGTTTTTAAAAGGTATACCTGAAAAGGCCAAACCAAAATGGAGAAAAGAAGATTTGGCGGACTTAAACCAAAATTCCAAACCACCAAAGGGATTTGGTTTACCAAAAGATTTGGATTCATTTTTAAAAACTTTTGAATTTAAAGATTTGGTGCCTCCCGCCAAAGGAATGAAAGGTGGTCGAAACGAAGCACTGAAAATTTTAAAAACCTTTGTCACAAAAAAACTAGACGAATATGAAACAGGTCGTTCCAATCCCAATCGCCCTGATTTAACAGCCACCAGTGGGCTCTCTCCCTATCTCCATTTTGGACATATTGGCATTGAAGAAATTTTCGACTTAGTATTACAAACTGCAACAGAAGGAAAATGGAATCCGGAAAGGATGAGCCACCAGAAACCAGGTGATCGTGAACATTTTTATTCAGAGTCCTCGTCCGTAGGTCACTTCCTAGATGAACTGATTACCTGGAGAGATATAGGTTATCTATTTTTTTGGAAGGACAAACCACATCATATCAATTTAGAAAATCTTCCGGATTGGGTGAAAACCAATTTCAACAAACATAAATCCGATACAAGAGAATATCTTTATACCTTAGATGAGTTTGAATCTGCAAACACACATGATGAACTTTGGAATGCAGCACAAACCGAACTTGTGAAAACAGGAAGGATGCATAACTATATGCGAATGTTGTGGGGTAAAAAAGTAATCGAATGGACAAAAACCTACGAAGAAGCCTTTCAAATTTTGGAACATCTGAATAATAAATATGCTTATGATGGAAGAAATCCCAATTCTTATACAGGGATTTTATGGTGTTTCGGATTATTTGATAGACCTTGGTTTCCTGAACGAAATGTCTTTGGAAACGTGAGGTTTATGTCCTCCGATTCGACAAAAAAGAAGTTTAAAATGAAATCCTATTTGGAGTATATTGGTGAACTGAGCGGAAACTCCGACTCACTTTTCCATGACTGA
- a CDS encoding ammonium transporter: MKQYFKSIAFLLLVVPMFLFADEAATVATPAEETANAIQTLTVGLDTLWVLVAGMLVFFMNAGFALVESGFAQSKNTVNILAKNFIVFAAATFSYWAIGWGLMFGDGSPYLASEGLFFLGGADNSPAIGDAYQGVYSSMNWTGVPLFAKFFFQLVFAATAATIVSGAVAERIKFHSFLIFSFILVAFLYPFTGHWVWGGGWISALGFHDFAGSTVVHSVGGWAALAGAIVLGARKGKYLPDGRIKPILGHNMTSAALGTLILWLGWFGFNPGSTMGVGDGSVMAHVIVTTNISAALGALASTVTAWVILKKPDLGMILNGTLAGLVGITAPCAIVSPTSAAIIGAVSGILVVLSVLFFDKIKIDDPVGATSVHLVCGIWGTLAVAIFGYEGAPAGVEVPSILTQLYGILAIGGFTFVVSFALWYVLKLAGGIRVGEEEELSGLDLGEHGAEAYPDFNIRARG, from the coding sequence ATGAAACAGTATTTCAAATCAATCGCCTTCCTGCTCCTGGTTGTTCCGATGTTCCTTTTTGCAGATGAAGCTGCAACCGTCGCAACTCCAGCAGAGGAAACCGCAAACGCAATCCAAACTTTAACAGTTGGTTTAGACACCTTATGGGTCTTAGTCGCTGGTATGTTGGTATTCTTTATGAATGCCGGTTTTGCTCTCGTTGAATCGGGTTTTGCTCAGTCAAAGAACACCGTGAACATCCTCGCTAAAAACTTTATTGTTTTTGCTGCAGCAACTTTCTCCTATTGGGCAATCGGTTGGGGTTTGATGTTTGGTGATGGATCTCCTTATTTAGCAAGTGAAGGTCTATTTTTCTTAGGTGGAGCTGATAATTCACCAGCAATTGGTGATGCATACCAAGGTGTATATTCATCTATGAATTGGACTGGTGTTCCTCTATTTGCGAAATTTTTCTTTCAATTGGTTTTTGCCGCAACAGCAGCAACCATCGTATCTGGAGCTGTGGCAGAACGAATTAAATTTCATTCCTTCCTTATCTTCTCCTTCATTCTAGTAGCATTTTTATATCCGTTTACTGGTCACTGGGTATGGGGTGGTGGATGGATTTCAGCACTTGGTTTCCATGACTTTGCTGGATCTACCGTAGTACACTCCGTAGGTGGTTGGGCTGCTCTTGCTGGTGCCATAGTTCTTGGAGCTAGAAAAGGGAAATACTTACCAGACGGAAGAATTAAACCAATCCTTGGTCACAATATGACATCTGCAGCACTTGGAACACTTATCCTTTGGCTCGGTTGGTTTGGATTTAACCCTGGTTCTACTATGGGAGTTGGTGACGGAAGTGTTATGGCTCACGTAATTGTAACTACTAACATTTCTGCAGCTCTTGGTGCACTTGCATCTACTGTAACTGCTTGGGTTATTTTGAAAAAACCTGATCTTGGTATGATCTTAAATGGAACACTTGCTGGTCTTGTTGGTATCACTGCACCTTGTGCAATCGTGAGTCCTACTTCTGCTGCCATCATTGGTGCCGTGTCAGGAATTCTCGTTGTATTATCTGTTCTTTTCTTTGACAAAATCAAAATTGATGACCCTGTAGGTGCAACTTCTGTTCACTTAGTTTGTGGTATTTGGGGAACATTGGCAGTTGCAATCTTCGGATATGAAGGTGCCCCTGCTGGAGTCGAAGTTCCTTCCATTTTAACTCAACTTTATGGAATCCTTGCCATCGGTGGTTTCACATTTGTAGTTTCTTTTGCATTGTGGTATGTGTTGAAACTTGCTGGTGGAATCCGAGTGGGTGAAGAAGAAGAACTTAGTGGTTTGGATCTTGGGGAACACGGAGCAGAAGCTTACCCTGATTTCAATATCCGAGCTCGTGGTTAA
- a CDS encoding P-II family nitrogen regulator codes for MKMIIAIIQPHKLEEVKAELTKNEIYRLTVSDVQGYGQQKGKTEVFRGHEYTVNLLRKVRLEIAVNDEFVKPTVDAILKAAKSGDGKIGDGKIFITPLEEVIRIRTGEKGKSAI; via the coding sequence ATGAAAATGATCATTGCAATCATCCAACCACATAAGTTGGAAGAAGTTAAGGCTGAATTAACTAAAAACGAAATCTATCGTCTAACAGTATCTGACGTTCAAGGTTACGGACAACAAAAAGGTAAAACAGAAGTATTTCGTGGTCACGAATACACTGTAAATTTACTTAGAAAAGTTCGATTGGAAATTGCCGTAAACGATGAATTCGTAAAACCAACTGTTGATGCTATTTTGAAAGCAGCAAAAAGTGGCGACGGAAAGATCGGTGATGGAAAAATTTTCATCACTCCTCTTGAAGAAGTGATTCGAATTAGAACTGGCGAGAAAGGAAAAAGCGCCATTTAA
- a CDS encoding GH36-type glycosyl hydrolase domain-containing protein: MIQSIQNESGLKFQFLSNGNVHSIRLNDLLVNLYLGNEMEPSISNLYLRIHSQGELVLHPLFGPKSNSHFQILETSYSCQGSCFGLDYTLYLELHPNLYAWRYKIQVTSKTKETLDYDLVYIQDIGICDYGAARLNEFFVCHYIHHEPILTKEFGYGILSRQNEPVREKHPATFLFSSDFIQSYATDGLDLYPHGVYQPLATKRRQGEHSVLGLERKKQTLSPNEMSETFFYGYLFPHLETLGSFPEVQGLIQKISTGWDKTPKWGTNISQTQQSLFSNGSKKEGDILTNDSLKILFPNEWREVEFSASGEILSFFTNKSTHVVLKEKESLCLRPHGQIIRTGNSNVPDESSLTATCYFKGIFLSQLTEGHTSINQYISRNHSYLNFFHSYGFRIFIEENSVFKLLDSPSLLRMKPNLVEWIYQWGQEVLRIQVETIGNHKIQFQLSTNKQKVQNFLLSFHIALDGDNGALEMPPVITQVESKIEIQPNQNSPLFKRLEGRGFQIHPDDLKIWKVSDDRILFADGISRNQPYLTAVVPVKSILQFSIQGNFISSPTEKETKQEQTSIVSHIKNHYKAKIENSASQSISQIIEILPWFEQNARIHYLNPRGLEQYSGGGWGTRDVCQGAFEYLLAIGETESCRSLLFKVFEEQNEDGDWPQWFMLYPRDKEIRAGDSHGDILYWPLLALSTYLERTKDINFLEETTKGIHRNKPRTIKEAIEKTVSLINKRLVEGTKLPTYGHGDWNDSLQPVKDEFRTHAVSTWTAELQSLTYDALIQIYHLIGDLEKETLYQNELKIIKQNIKEHCMADGTLTGLRYFGEEKSLKFYLHPKDSKTGIHYSVLPMIYGILSEVLDSKEAETHLTIIKNYLTGPDGVRLFDAPIPYTDGTSKEFKRAETASYFGREIGLMYTHAHLRYCEALAYMGKSEEFFYNLNLVNPIGIQKKIPASRRRQSNCYYSSSDGLFLDRYDAGKNYKELLVGNIPLEGGWRVYSSGPGIYLKLVYESLFGIRFFLDEMELDPILPQGLDGLEWIIRFKEIDFRILYHVESTNASLESVLLNGILIPFQRKTNHYRRGGVKLKFRDFESYLKDGENHLTLILR, translated from the coding sequence ATGATCCAATCAATCCAAAACGAATCTGGGCTCAAATTTCAATTTTTATCGAACGGGAATGTACATTCCATTCGTTTGAATGACTTACTTGTCAATTTGTATCTTGGGAACGAGATGGAACCAAGTATTAGTAATCTTTATTTAAGAATCCATTCTCAAGGTGAGTTGGTTTTACATCCATTGTTTGGGCCTAAATCCAATTCCCATTTTCAAATTTTAGAAACTTCTTATAGTTGCCAAGGAAGTTGTTTCGGCCTAGATTATACTTTGTATTTGGAACTTCATCCAAACCTATATGCATGGCGATACAAAATCCAAGTCACAAGCAAAACCAAAGAGACTTTGGATTACGATTTAGTATATATTCAAGATATTGGAATTTGTGATTACGGCGCAGCAAGGTTAAATGAATTTTTTGTTTGCCATTATATCCACCATGAACCAATTCTCACAAAAGAATTTGGTTATGGAATTCTTTCCAGGCAAAACGAACCTGTAAGAGAAAAACATCCCGCCACTTTCTTATTTAGCTCAGATTTCATCCAGTCTTATGCAACAGATGGTTTGGATTTATATCCACATGGTGTGTATCAACCGCTTGCCACAAAACGAAGACAAGGTGAACATTCCGTTTTGGGTCTTGAAAGAAAAAAGCAAACTCTATCTCCGAACGAAATGTCAGAAACATTTTTTTATGGATATCTATTTCCCCATTTGGAAACATTAGGTTCTTTTCCTGAGGTTCAGGGCCTCATCCAAAAAATTTCTACTGGTTGGGACAAAACTCCCAAATGGGGAACAAACATTTCCCAAACCCAACAGAGCCTCTTTTCTAATGGTAGCAAGAAGGAAGGTGATATACTAACAAATGATAGTTTAAAAATTCTTTTTCCCAACGAATGGAGAGAAGTCGAATTTTCAGCATCCGGAGAAATCCTTTCTTTTTTTACAAATAAGTCCACCCATGTGGTGCTAAAAGAAAAAGAGTCTCTCTGCCTCCGCCCACATGGACAAATCATAAGGACTGGGAACTCTAATGTTCCTGACGAATCTTCGCTGACTGCCACCTGTTACTTTAAAGGCATTTTTCTATCCCAACTCACAGAAGGCCATACAAGTATCAACCAATACATATCACGTAACCATAGTTACCTGAATTTCTTTCATTCTTATGGATTTCGTATCTTTATAGAAGAGAATTCTGTTTTTAAACTTTTAGATTCACCTTCTTTACTCCGAATGAAACCAAACCTTGTAGAGTGGATTTACCAATGGGGACAAGAAGTTCTACGAATCCAAGTGGAAACAATCGGAAACCATAAAATCCAGTTCCAACTCTCCACAAACAAACAGAAGGTGCAAAACTTTCTTTTATCCTTCCACATTGCTCTCGACGGAGATAACGGTGCTTTGGAAATGCCACCGGTTATCACCCAGGTCGAGTCAAAAATAGAAATCCAACCAAACCAAAACTCTCCTTTATTCAAAAGATTAGAAGGAAGGGGATTTCAAATTCATCCAGATGATCTTAAAATATGGAAAGTTTCGGATGATCGGATTTTATTTGCTGATGGAATCTCAAGAAACCAACCCTATCTCACGGCAGTTGTGCCTGTAAAATCGATTTTGCAATTTTCCATCCAAGGAAATTTTATATCTTCCCCTACTGAAAAAGAAACCAAACAAGAACAAACATCAATTGTATCTCACATCAAAAATCATTATAAGGCAAAGATTGAAAACTCTGCATCACAATCCATTAGCCAAATCATAGAAATCCTTCCTTGGTTCGAACAAAATGCACGAATTCATTATTTGAATCCAAGAGGGCTTGAACAATATTCGGGAGGAGGTTGGGGAACAAGAGATGTATGCCAAGGTGCCTTTGAATATTTACTTGCCATAGGTGAAACTGAATCTTGCCGATCCCTACTTTTTAAGGTCTTCGAAGAACAAAATGAAGATGGGGATTGGCCACAGTGGTTTATGTTATATCCCCGAGATAAAGAGATTCGGGCCGGTGATTCCCATGGAGACATTCTCTATTGGCCACTACTCGCACTCTCTACTTATTTAGAACGAACCAAGGACATCAATTTTTTAGAGGAAACAACAAAAGGAATTCACCGGAACAAACCAAGAACCATAAAAGAAGCCATTGAAAAAACCGTTTCGCTCATAAACAAACGTTTGGTGGAAGGAACAAAACTTCCTACTTACGGACATGGAGATTGGAATGATTCCTTACAACCAGTCAAAGATGAATTTCGGACTCATGCAGTCAGCACTTGGACTGCTGAATTACAATCTCTCACCTATGATGCTCTGATTCAAATTTATCACTTAATTGGCGATTTAGAAAAAGAAACACTCTATCAAAATGAATTAAAAATCATCAAACAAAATATCAAAGAACATTGTATGGCTGACGGAACCCTAACGGGATTACGTTATTTCGGAGAGGAAAAATCTTTAAAATTTTACTTACATCCAAAAGATTCCAAAACAGGAATTCATTACAGTGTCCTTCCGATGATTTATGGAATTTTATCTGAAGTTTTAGATTCTAAAGAAGCAGAAACACATTTAACCATTATCAAAAATTATTTAACAGGCCCCGATGGAGTCCGCCTATTTGATGCACCCATTCCTTATACAGATGGAACTAGCAAAGAATTCAAACGAGCGGAGACTGCTAGTTACTTCGGCAGAGAAATTGGACTTATGTACACTCATGCCCACTTACGTTATTGCGAAGCATTGGCTTATATGGGTAAGTCCGAAGAATTCTTTTACAACTTAAACTTAGTCAACCCCATCGGAATCCAAAAAAAAATCCCGGCAAGTCGTCGAAGACAATCAAACTGTTATTATTCAAGTTCTGATGGTTTGTTTTTGGATCGTTATGATGCCGGAAAAAATTATAAAGAATTATTGGTAGGAAACATTCCTTTAGAAGGAGGATGGCGGGTGTATTCCAGTGGCCCCGGAATTTATCTCAAACTAGTTTATGAATCTTTGTTTGGAATTCGTTTTTTTCTGGATGAGATGGAACTAGATCCGATCCTTCCCCAAGGATTAGATGGTTTAGAATGGATTATCCGTTTTAAGGAAATAGATTTTCGAATCCTCTATCATGTGGAATCAACAAATGCAAGTCTAGAATCAGTGTTACTGAATGGTATCCTTATTCCTTTTCAAAGAAAAACGAACCATTATCGTAGAGGTGGTGTAAAACTGAAATTTAGAGATTTTGAATCATACCTAAAAGACGGAGAAAACCATTTAACATTAATTTTGCGATAA